One genomic region from Pseudoduganella dura encodes:
- a CDS encoding VOC family protein, with product MSLSFHIDFDGECEEAFNFYAACLGGRIGTMLRIADLPIPASTTRPGRHIVHANICIDGVDLAGADVEAHNYKRPTGFYVLLGVDSEEKVDSCFSALQTDGQVILAPQQTFWSSRYAIVIDRFGVPWKINCGT from the coding sequence ATGAGCTTGTCATTTCACATTGACTTCGACGGCGAGTGCGAAGAGGCATTCAACTTCTATGCAGCGTGCCTCGGAGGGAGGATTGGTACGATGCTCAGGATCGCAGACTTACCGATCCCAGCATCGACGACTCGTCCGGGACGTCACATTGTTCATGCCAATATCTGTATCGATGGGGTTGATCTGGCCGGTGCCGATGTTGAAGCACACAACTACAAAAGACCAACGGGCTTCTATGTGTTGCTCGGTGTCGATTCGGAAGAAAAGGTCGATTCTTGCTTCAGTGCGCTGCAGACCGATGGCCAGGTGATCCTGGCGCCGCAGCAGACTTTCTGGTCTTCCCGCTATGCCATTGTGATCGATAGGTTTGGCGTACCCTGGAAGATCAATTGCGGAACGTGA
- a CDS encoding LysR family transcriptional regulator, whose translation MRFNRLDLNLLVALDALLSEKSITRAAGRLNLSQSATSGVMARLREYFKDELLVPVGRTLILTPLAVSLADPVRKVLLQIQATIDIRPEFDPQTATRAFRILASDYISTVLLGDLGQRFACDAPNITLDVLPTTVNPIDLLERAEVDLIVLPRKFIAETHPVQVLFEETYTCIAWTGNTLVGETLSLDQYMGLGHVSSRFGNAVTSFEEWFMKVSGYDRRIEVTTTNFTSMPHFVIGTNRIATMHTRLARTLARYYPIRLLPPPLEIPALEMCMQWNHFLDRDPSHIWLRSVLADIARVDPFGSPRGAGVPTQHAAVLAA comes from the coding sequence CCTGAGCCAGTCGGCCACCAGCGGCGTGATGGCCCGCCTGCGCGAGTATTTCAAGGACGAGCTGCTGGTGCCCGTCGGCCGCACGCTGATCCTCACCCCGCTGGCCGTCAGCCTGGCCGACCCGGTGCGCAAGGTGCTGCTGCAGATCCAGGCCACGATCGACATCCGCCCCGAATTCGATCCGCAGACCGCCACCCGCGCGTTCCGCATCCTCGCCTCCGACTACATCTCCACGGTGCTGCTGGGCGACCTGGGCCAGCGCTTCGCCTGCGACGCGCCGAACATCACGCTCGACGTGCTGCCCACCACGGTGAACCCGATCGACCTGCTGGAACGCGCCGAGGTGGACCTGATCGTGCTGCCCCGCAAATTCATCGCCGAGACGCACCCGGTGCAGGTGCTGTTCGAGGAAACCTATACCTGCATCGCCTGGACCGGCAACACGCTGGTGGGCGAGACCCTGAGCCTGGACCAGTACATGGGCCTGGGCCACGTGTCGTCCCGCTTCGGCAACGCGGTGACGAGCTTCGAGGAATGGTTCATGAAGGTGAGCGGGTACGACCGCCGCATCGAAGTGACCACCACCAATTTCACGAGCATGCCGCACTTCGTGATCGGCACCAACCGGATCGCCACGATGCACACGCGGCTGGCCCGCACGCTGGCGCGCTACTACCCGATCCGCCTGCTTCCGCCGCCGCTGGAAATCCCGGCCCTGGAAATGTGCATGCAGTGGAACCATTTCCTGGACCGGGATCCTTCGCACATCTGGCTGCGCTCCGTGCTGGCCGATATCGCCCGCGTCGACCCGTTTGGCTCGCCTCGCGGTGCCGGCGTGCCCACGCAGCACGCGGCCGTGCTGGCCGCGTGA
- a CDS encoding SMI1/KNR4 family protein, whose product MTSEIDSFRPPTDEEITSAEAQLGVVFHPDYRAFLKGGGDVGNAVFDPAVVLPGSGYCDLFEIAQYAWENAGVPRDLVPFIEDNGDYFCISPSGEVSYWSHNGATPERWPSLSSWFQQVCVARQ is encoded by the coding sequence ATGACTTCAGAAATTGATTCTTTTCGTCCTCCAACCGATGAGGAAATTACCTCTGCGGAAGCCCAGTTAGGGGTCGTGTTCCATCCTGACTACCGGGCTTTTCTCAAAGGTGGAGGCGATGTCGGCAACGCCGTATTCGACCCAGCCGTAGTGTTGCCGGGATCAGGCTACTGCGACCTCTTTGAAATAGCCCAGTATGCGTGGGAAAACGCGGGAGTGCCTCGCGATCTCGTTCCCTTCATCGAAGACAATGGGGACTACTTCTGCATTTCTCCCTCAGGTGAGGTCTCCTATTGGTCTCATAATGGTGCAACGCCGGAACGTTGGCCGAGTCTGTCGAGCTGGTTCCAGCAGGTTTGCGTTGCGCGTCAATGA
- a CDS encoding DUF6624 domain-containing protein: MKKASILFSVLWLATLAHAADMPARPDLRDELLRMRVEDQRARGEGGTIDPQAMGRVDAANTARLKEIVAQVGWPTISMVGGDAAGAAWLLAQHADRDRAFQQDVLARIEKLLPSGEATRKEYAYLYDRVNEPQRYGTQGTCLDSAHWAPRPIENEADVDKRRAEVGLPTMAEYIAIISKMCGEAFLPTARPSN; encoded by the coding sequence ATGAAGAAAGCGTCGATATTATTTTCGGTTCTATGGCTTGCCACGCTCGCACATGCCGCTGACATGCCGGCCCGGCCCGACCTGCGGGACGAATTGCTGAGAATGCGCGTGGAAGACCAGCGCGCACGCGGCGAGGGAGGCACCATCGATCCGCAGGCAATGGGACGGGTCGATGCCGCGAATACGGCGCGGCTCAAGGAAATCGTTGCACAGGTTGGCTGGCCGACCATCTCGATGGTCGGTGGCGACGCCGCGGGAGCTGCCTGGCTGTTAGCCCAGCATGCAGACCGGGACCGGGCATTCCAACAGGATGTACTGGCGCGGATCGAGAAACTGCTCCCCTCTGGCGAAGCCACCCGCAAGGAATATGCTTACCTGTACGACCGTGTCAATGAACCGCAGCGTTACGGCACCCAAGGCACCTGCCTGGACTCGGCTCACTGGGCGCCACGCCCGATCGAGAACGAAGCCGACGTCGACAAACGTCGCGCCGAAGTCGGCCTGCCGACGATGGCCGAGTACATTGCCATTATCTCCAAAATGTGCGGGGAGGCCTTTTTGCCGACTGCGCGGCCGAGCAATTGA
- a CDS encoding transposase — MMGRQATKRELFVSISLEEYVPEDHLLRAVDRYLDLSEFRLCLADSYSHTGRPSIDPELMARMLIIGYSYGIRSERRLCEEVSMNLAYRWFCRLGLKDKVPDHSSFSKNRHGRFRDHDAFRQLFDSVLRRCMAEGLVQGEGFATDASMIKADAQRQRSRPGDAGIDWGDPAQASRPVREYLTALEQANPVPPTPKRISLTDPAATWTAAAGPAIFAYCTNYLIDLKAGMIVDVEASAVNKTAEVEATKTMIDRVEEKFAIKPRRLVGDTNYGVAAMLGWLVNEKSIAPHVPVWDKSEHHDGTFSRADFIFDAENNRYVCPAGKHLKPAQRSQQKNPFRYRASQYDCQLCELKPKCCPNMVIRKIDRSPQEPARDVARAIGKTDAYRQSRRERKKVEMLFAHLKRILKLGQLRLRGPSGAHDEFLLAATAQNLRRMAKSCFYKYQI; from the coding sequence ATGATGGGACGTCAAGCAACCAAGAGGGAACTGTTCGTATCGATCAGTCTAGAGGAATATGTTCCTGAAGACCATCTGTTGAGAGCAGTGGACCGATATCTCGACCTGAGCGAATTTCGGCTGTGCCTGGCTGATTCGTACAGCCATACCGGACGGCCATCGATTGATCCTGAGTTGATGGCACGGATGCTGATTATTGGCTACTCCTACGGTATCCGTTCAGAACGACGGCTATGCGAAGAAGTCAGCATGAACCTGGCGTACCGCTGGTTCTGTCGGCTCGGTCTGAAAGACAAGGTCCCGGATCACTCGAGTTTTTCCAAGAACCGGCATGGCCGTTTCCGTGATCACGACGCTTTCCGCCAGCTGTTCGATTCCGTTCTTCGGCGTTGTATGGCTGAAGGTTTAGTGCAGGGTGAGGGATTTGCGACTGATGCCAGCATGATCAAGGCTGACGCCCAGCGTCAACGATCTCGTCCAGGCGATGCCGGAATCGATTGGGGGGACCCAGCACAGGCAAGTCGGCCAGTGCGCGAGTATTTGACAGCCTTGGAACAGGCCAATCCGGTGCCGCCAACACCGAAAAGAATTTCTCTAACCGACCCGGCCGCAACCTGGACTGCTGCTGCAGGACCGGCGATTTTTGCCTATTGCACCAATTACCTCATCGATTTGAAGGCTGGAATGATTGTCGATGTCGAGGCTTCAGCGGTGAACAAAACAGCAGAGGTCGAAGCGACCAAAACCATGATTGATCGTGTCGAGGAAAAGTTCGCCATCAAACCGCGTCGTCTGGTGGGTGACACGAACTACGGTGTTGCTGCAATGCTGGGATGGCTGGTCAACGAAAAAAGCATTGCTCCTCACGTCCCGGTATGGGATAAATCCGAGCATCACGACGGCACTTTCAGTCGTGCCGACTTCATCTTCGATGCTGAAAACAACCGCTACGTTTGCCCTGCCGGGAAACACCTGAAACCGGCTCAACGTAGTCAGCAGAAAAATCCGTTTCGTTATCGAGCCAGCCAGTACGACTGTCAGCTTTGTGAGTTAAAACCGAAGTGCTGCCCCAACATGGTTATCCGCAAGATCGACCGAAGCCCTCAAGAACCTGCACGCGATGTTGCTCGTGCTATCGGCAAGACCGACGCATATCGCCAGTCACGGCGGGAACGAAAGAAAGTGGAAATGCTGTTTGCCCACCTCAAACGCATCCTGAAACTCGGCCAGTTACGTCTGCGTGGTCCCAGCGGTGCCCATGACGAGTTTCTTTTGGCGGCAACCGCCCAAAATCTTCGGCGAATGGCAAAAAGCTGTTTTTATAAATATCAAATATGA
- a CDS encoding DUF1302 domain-containing protein: protein MNQTMPRMATLSAAIAAALCAGSAQAAEIATPVPDLTVRWDNTVKYSAAYRLKHPSAMQVTPGENTINTDDGDRNFGKGPVSNRADLLSELDVAYRNFGVRVSGAAWYDGVYNRATDNAFQPTYNAASVPAGEFTEATRKLHGRKAELLDAFVFAKGTVGEMPFTVRAGRHALVYGETLFFGMNGIAGAQQPIDVVKGLSVPGTQFKELLRPVGQVSGQVQAGANASVGAYYQYRWEKSRLPAAGSYFSTVDFLDEGGERLYTGVDATGRPVALARAHDRHAKDAGQGGVQLKWSPEGLGVDFGFYAARYHDKTPQVVLAPGLHTYSLYYHEGIRTYGASATTTLGEFNFAAEASVRHNAPLSNAGTADLFGLVPAAFGGPAAASDNSGNPVYPVGRTAHLNISMLASLGPSFIAREASLVGEIAWNRVTSITKNASMIDPNARREGTAVRVVYEPSYRQVGSGLDLSVPIGLGYAPAGRSLALGNSFGVQHGGDLSAGLNAVYESAWYLSLNYTHYFGREDTPTVLTHAAQTLPQTGYTYGQAMKDRDFISLSVRRTF, encoded by the coding sequence ATGAACCAAACCATGCCCCGCATGGCCACGCTGTCAGCCGCCATCGCCGCGGCCTTGTGCGCCGGTTCCGCACAGGCAGCCGAAATCGCCACACCAGTCCCCGACCTGACGGTCCGCTGGGACAACACGGTCAAGTACAGCGCGGCATACCGGCTGAAGCACCCATCCGCCATGCAGGTCACCCCCGGCGAGAACACGATCAACACGGATGATGGCGACCGCAACTTCGGCAAGGGGCCAGTCTCGAACCGCGCCGACCTGCTGTCCGAACTCGATGTGGCGTATCGAAATTTCGGCGTGAGGGTCAGTGGCGCGGCCTGGTACGACGGCGTATATAACCGCGCTACCGACAACGCATTCCAGCCGACTTACAACGCCGCCTCCGTGCCCGCCGGCGAATTCACGGAAGCCACCCGCAAGCTGCACGGCAGGAAGGCCGAGCTGCTCGACGCGTTCGTGTTCGCCAAGGGCACGGTAGGGGAAATGCCGTTCACCGTGCGGGCCGGCCGCCACGCACTGGTGTATGGCGAGACCCTGTTCTTCGGCATGAACGGCATCGCCGGCGCCCAGCAGCCGATCGACGTGGTGAAGGGCCTGTCGGTGCCGGGCACGCAGTTCAAGGAGCTGCTGCGCCCCGTCGGCCAGGTGTCCGGCCAGGTGCAGGCAGGCGCCAACGCCAGCGTGGGCGCCTATTACCAGTACCGCTGGGAGAAGAGCCGGCTGCCGGCCGCCGGCAGCTATTTCTCGACTGTCGATTTCCTCGACGAGGGGGGCGAGCGGCTGTACACCGGCGTCGATGCCACTGGCCGCCCGGTCGCACTGGCGCGTGCGCACGATCGCCACGCGAAGGATGCGGGGCAGGGCGGCGTGCAGCTGAAATGGAGTCCGGAAGGTCTGGGCGTCGACTTCGGCTTCTACGCGGCGCGCTACCACGACAAGACGCCGCAGGTGGTGCTCGCGCCGGGCCTGCACACGTATTCGCTGTACTACCACGAAGGCATCCGCACCTACGGCGCGAGCGCGACGACCACGCTGGGCGAGTTCAACTTCGCGGCCGAGGCTTCGGTGCGGCACAACGCGCCGCTGTCGAACGCCGGCACGGCCGACCTGTTCGGCCTCGTGCCCGCCGCGTTCGGTGGCCCGGCCGCGGCTTCCGACAACAGCGGCAACCCCGTCTACCCGGTGGGCCGCACCGCGCACCTGAACATATCGATGCTGGCGTCGCTGGGCCCCAGCTTCATCGCCCGCGAAGCGTCGCTGGTCGGCGAGATCGCGTGGAACCGGGTGACCAGCATCACGAAGAACGCTTCGATGATCGATCCGAACGCGCGCCGCGAGGGCACCGCCGTGCGCGTGGTCTATGAACCCAGCTACCGCCAGGTAGGCAGCGGGCTCGATCTTTCCGTGCCCATCGGCCTGGGCTACGCGCCGGCCGGGCGCTCGCTGGCGCTGGGCAATAGCTTCGGCGTGCAGCACGGCGGCGACCTCAGCGCCGGCCTGAACGCCGTCTACGAAAGCGCGTGGTACCTGTCGCTGAACTACACCCATTACTTCGGCCGCGAGGATACGCCGACCGTGCTCACGCACGCGGCGCAAACACTGCCGCAAACCGGCTACACCTACGGCCAGGCGATGAAGGACCGAGACTTCATCTCGCTGTCCGTGCGCCGCACATTTTAA
- a CDS encoding DUF1329 domain-containing protein has product MTPKHHLAATFAAFAGTLAFAGAVHAVTAEEAAQLGKNLTPLGAEKAGNKDGTIPAWDGGIAKAAAGFTNGGRRDQDPFAAEKPVVSITAKNMEQYADKLSDGSKAMLKKYPSYRIDVYPTHRTAAAPDWVYANTAKNATRAKLGDRLMPEGAHAGIPFPIPKSGAEVMWNHLLRWRGTDWQKPFRSYLTTAAGKPVMTVDGTADGSMPYYYKDAAPEKSGGTYWTIRLVNSGPPIRAGEAINGKLNLDPEKDASYVYLPGQRRTRKLPNACCDTPTPATAGVMSFDEVDIFGGRLDRFDWKILGKKEIYIPYNTNRSLKGKDADLLQANHLNPDGVRWELHRVWVVEAKLKSGQRHLAPRSVYYIDEDSWTGALADRWDANGQLWKTLWSLPVTMPDLPATTSVTFGFYDLVSGTWFVSDLVTEKAVQYKQVPRWPEATWSQEALSGSGLR; this is encoded by the coding sequence ATGACACCTAAACACCACCTGGCCGCAACGTTCGCGGCCTTTGCCGGCACGCTGGCATTCGCTGGCGCCGTCCACGCCGTCACCGCCGAAGAGGCTGCGCAACTGGGCAAGAACCTGACGCCGCTGGGCGCCGAAAAGGCCGGCAACAAGGATGGCACGATTCCCGCATGGGATGGCGGCATCGCCAAGGCCGCCGCCGGCTTCACGAATGGCGGCCGGCGCGACCAGGACCCGTTCGCCGCGGAAAAGCCGGTCGTGTCGATCACCGCGAAGAACATGGAGCAGTATGCCGACAAGCTGTCCGACGGCAGCAAGGCGATGCTGAAGAAATACCCGTCGTACCGCATCGACGTGTACCCGACCCACCGCACCGCGGCTGCGCCGGACTGGGTGTATGCCAATACCGCGAAGAACGCCACCCGCGCGAAGCTGGGCGACAGGCTCATGCCGGAAGGCGCGCATGCCGGCATTCCGTTTCCGATTCCGAAAAGCGGCGCGGAAGTGATGTGGAACCACCTGCTGCGCTGGCGCGGCACCGACTGGCAAAAGCCGTTCCGCTCCTACCTGACGACGGCGGCCGGCAAGCCCGTGATGACGGTGGACGGCACGGCCGACGGCAGCATGCCTTACTACTACAAGGACGCGGCGCCGGAGAAATCCGGCGGCACTTACTGGACCATCCGCCTCGTCAATTCGGGACCGCCGATCCGCGCCGGCGAGGCGATCAACGGCAAGCTCAATCTCGATCCGGAAAAGGATGCCAGCTACGTCTACCTGCCGGGCCAGCGCCGCACCCGCAAGCTGCCGAACGCCTGCTGCGACACGCCCACGCCGGCCACTGCGGGCGTGATGAGCTTCGACGAGGTGGACATCTTCGGCGGCCGGCTGGACCGCTTCGACTGGAAGATCCTCGGCAAGAAGGAAATATACATCCCCTACAACACCAACCGTTCGCTGAAGGGCAAGGATGCCGACCTGCTGCAGGCGAACCACCTGAATCCGGACGGCGTGCGCTGGGAACTGCACCGCGTGTGGGTGGTGGAGGCGAAGCTGAAGTCCGGCCAGCGCCACCTGGCGCCGCGCAGCGTCTATTACATCGACGAGGATTCCTGGACCGGCGCCCTGGCGGACCGCTGGGATGCCAACGGCCAGCTGTGGAAGACGCTGTGGTCGCTGCCGGTGACGATGCCCGACCTGCCGGCCACCACCAGCGTGACGTTCGGCTTCTACGACCTGGTGTCCGGCACGTGGTTCGTCAGCGACCTGGTTACCGAGAAAGCGGTGCAGTACAAGCAGGTGCCGCGCTGGCCCGAAGCCACGTGGAGCCAGGAAGCGCTGTCCGGCTCGGGGCTGCGGTGA
- a CDS encoding WD40/YVTN/BNR-like repeat-containing protein, with product MARGFDRWKGAGMMLVACMAAAGAVAEADAVADVAPVPDVLDRPAAQDRQAPRRVLLGLDRMGGRAIAVGERGLVLLSDDGGKAWRQARVPVSVTLTAVRFVTPEQAWAIGHGGVVLHSADGGATWRRQLDGRGIIRLLEAAAGGNEALAATARQFAADGPDKPLLDLHFYDARRGIVAGAYGLALRTDDGGATWQVLNGAIDNPDGLHVYAIAARGDETWLAGEQGYIARSLDGGRTFTRVPAPYRGTWFTARPLPDGGMLFAGLRGNAFRWNGQGFDQLPGYAPVSLSASAAGRGGVLLADQAGHLYRAGIGGQAARMVKLDMPPAPIAALATTAGGDVLVAGVRGVSRIPAAVIEGGAP from the coding sequence ATGGCCCGCGGTTTCGATCGATGGAAGGGCGCCGGCATGATGCTGGTCGCCTGCATGGCCGCCGCGGGCGCGGTTGCCGAGGCCGATGCAGTTGCCGATGTTGCGCCGGTGCCGGACGTGCTGGACCGCCCGGCCGCGCAGGACCGGCAGGCGCCGCGCCGCGTGCTGCTGGGCCTGGACCGGATGGGCGGGCGCGCGATCGCCGTGGGCGAACGGGGCCTGGTATTGCTGTCGGACGACGGCGGCAAGGCATGGCGCCAGGCGCGGGTGCCCGTCAGCGTCACGCTGACGGCGGTGCGCTTCGTCACGCCGGAGCAGGCCTGGGCCATCGGCCATGGCGGCGTGGTCCTGCACAGCGCGGACGGCGGCGCCACCTGGCGCCGGCAGCTGGACGGACGCGGCATCATCCGCCTGCTGGAAGCGGCGGCGGGCGGCAACGAGGCGCTGGCCGCCACCGCGCGGCAGTTCGCGGCCGACGGCCCGGACAAGCCGCTGCTCGACCTGCATTTCTACGACGCCAGGCGTGGCATCGTGGCCGGCGCCTACGGCCTGGCCCTGCGCACCGACGATGGCGGCGCCACGTGGCAGGTGCTCAATGGCGCGATCGACAACCCCGACGGGCTGCACGTGTACGCCATCGCCGCCCGCGGCGACGAGACGTGGCTGGCGGGCGAGCAGGGATATATCGCCCGTTCGCTGGATGGCGGGCGCACGTTCACGCGGGTACCCGCGCCTTATCGTGGGACGTGGTTCACCGCCAGGCCGCTGCCGGATGGCGGCATGCTGTTCGCAGGCCTGCGCGGCAACGCCTTCAGGTGGAACGGGCAGGGTTTCGACCAGCTGCCCGGCTACGCGCCCGTATCGCTGAGCGCATCGGCCGCCGGCAGGGGCGGTGTGCTGCTGGCCGACCAGGCCGGCCACCTGTACCGCGCGGGTATCGGCGGCCAGGCGGCGCGGATGGTGAAACTGGATATGCCGCCGGCACCGATCGCGGCGCTGGCGACGACGGCCGGGGGCGATGTGCTCGTCGCCGGCGTGCGGGGCGTGTCGCGCATTCCCGCCGCGGTCATCGAAGGAGGTGCGCCATGA
- a CDS encoding efflux RND transporter permease subunit, which yields MSFGASASEQAVVRDLSQFDTRSGSALERLLFNHRLLVALACLLATLVLGWQATRLKLNASFEDMIPSSHPYIANYLQHRDQLSGLGNAVRIAVEAKHGTVYDARYLATLQKISDELFLIPGVDRTYMKSLWTPSTRWVGVTEDGMEGGPVIPNDYDGSARSVAQVRDNVARSGEIGQLVAVDGRSSILYVPLLDRGADGKALDYAALGARLEQLRAKYAGGQVDLHIVGFAKVAGDLIEGLRQVLLFFAASTLIAAAMLYWYTRCARSTLLVVACSLVAVVWQLGLLPLLGYGLDPYSMLVPFLVFAIGMSHGAQKMNGIMQDIGRGTHRLVAARYTFRRLFLAGLAALLCDAVGFAVLAIIDIKVIKDLAAVASIGVAALILTNLILLPILLSWLGVDGDAARRSLRAEEAEGANESGREGGWHLLERFTERRTAAATIAVAAVLGAGGYYASLHVKIGDLDPGAPELRPDSRYNRDNAYVVGHYAASSDVFAVMVKTPDNACAAYDTLMRVDALEYRLSQLPAVETTGSLALLNRRVITGLNEGSLKWYELLQNQDALNMVTAGAPRGLYNDTCNLLTLYAYLTDHKADTLAGVVKVVEDFARDNDTKDVKFLLAAGNAGIEAATNIVVRDASRAMLYWVYAAVIVLCLVTFRSWRAVVCAVVPLVLTSVLCEALMVWLGIGIKVATLPVIALGVGIGIDYALYVMSILLARQKAGDTLREAYSHALRFTGKVVLLTGVTLAIAVATWALSPIKFQADMGILLAFMFLWNMVGALVLLPALASFLMPSARRQGQAAPAGIAARPVLAD from the coding sequence ATGAGCTTCGGCGCTTCCGCAAGCGAACAGGCCGTGGTCCGCGACCTGTCGCAGTTCGATACCCGTTCGGGCAGCGCGCTGGAGCGGCTGCTGTTCAACCACCGGCTGCTGGTCGCACTGGCGTGCCTGCTGGCGACGCTGGTGCTGGGCTGGCAGGCCACGCGCCTGAAGCTGAACGCCAGCTTCGAGGACATGATCCCGTCCAGCCATCCGTACATCGCCAATTACCTGCAGCACCGCGACCAGCTGAGCGGCCTCGGCAACGCTGTGCGCATCGCCGTGGAAGCGAAGCACGGCACCGTGTACGACGCGCGGTATCTCGCCACGCTGCAGAAGATCAGCGACGAGCTGTTCCTGATCCCCGGCGTCGACCGCACCTACATGAAGTCGCTGTGGACGCCATCCACGCGCTGGGTCGGGGTCACCGAGGACGGCATGGAAGGCGGCCCCGTGATCCCGAACGACTACGACGGTTCGGCGCGCAGCGTGGCCCAGGTGCGCGACAACGTGGCGCGCTCGGGCGAGATCGGCCAGCTGGTGGCCGTGGACGGGCGTTCCAGCATCCTTTACGTGCCGCTGCTGGACCGTGGCGCGGATGGCAAGGCGCTGGACTACGCGGCGCTCGGCGCCCGCCTGGAACAGCTGCGCGCCAAGTATGCCGGCGGCCAGGTCGACCTGCATATCGTCGGCTTCGCCAAGGTAGCAGGCGACCTGATCGAGGGACTGCGGCAGGTGCTGCTGTTCTTCGCCGCGTCGACATTGATCGCGGCGGCGATGCTGTACTGGTACACGCGCTGCGCGCGCAGCACCTTGCTGGTGGTGGCCTGTTCGCTGGTCGCCGTGGTATGGCAGCTGGGTCTGCTGCCACTGCTCGGCTACGGCCTCGATCCGTACTCGATGCTGGTGCCGTTCCTCGTGTTCGCGATCGGCATGAGTCACGGCGCGCAAAAGATGAACGGCATCATGCAGGACATCGGCCGCGGCACCCACAGGCTGGTGGCGGCGCGCTACACGTTCCGGCGGCTGTTCCTGGCCGGCCTGGCCGCGCTGCTGTGCGATGCCGTCGGCTTCGCCGTGCTGGCGATCATCGACATCAAGGTGATCAAGGACCTGGCCGCCGTGGCCAGCATCGGCGTGGCCGCGCTGATCCTGACGAACCTGATCCTGCTGCCGATCCTGCTGTCGTGGCTGGGCGTCGATGGCGACGCGGCGCGGCGCAGCCTGCGCGCCGAGGAAGCCGAAGGTGCAAATGAAAGCGGCCGGGAAGGGGGCTGGCACCTGCTGGAACGTTTCACCGAACGGCGCACCGCGGCCGCGACCATTGCCGTCGCGGCGGTGCTGGGCGCCGGCGGCTATTACGCCAGCCTGCACGTGAAGATCGGCGACCTCGATCCGGGCGCGCCGGAACTGCGGCCGGATTCGCGCTACAACCGCGACAACGCCTACGTGGTGGGCCACTACGCGGCCAGCAGCGACGTGTTCGCCGTGATGGTCAAGACGCCGGACAATGCCTGCGCGGCCTACGACACGCTGATGCGGGTCGATGCGCTGGAGTACCGCCTGTCGCAGCTCCCGGCGGTGGAGACGACCGGTTCGCTGGCGCTGCTGAACCGCCGCGTGATCACGGGCCTGAACGAGGGCAGCCTGAAATGGTATGAACTGCTGCAGAACCAGGACGCGCTGAACATGGTCACGGCCGGTGCGCCTCGGGGGCTGTACAACGACACCTGCAACCTGCTTACGCTGTACGCCTACCTGACCGACCACAAGGCCGACACGCTGGCCGGCGTGGTGAAGGTTGTCGAGGACTTCGCCCGCGACAACGACACGAAGGACGTGAAGTTCCTGCTGGCGGCCGGCAACGCGGGCATCGAGGCGGCCACCAACATCGTCGTGCGCGACGCCAGCCGCGCGATGCTGTACTGGGTGTATGCGGCGGTGATCGTGCTGTGCCTGGTCACGTTCCGCTCCTGGCGCGCCGTGGTCTGCGCGGTGGTGCCGCTGGTGCTGACCTCGGTGCTGTGCGAGGCGCTGATGGTGTGGCTCGGCATCGGCATCAAGGTGGCCACGCTGCCCGTGATCGCGCTCGGCGTGGGCATCGGCATCGACTACGCGCTGTATGTGATGAGCATCCTGCTGGCACGGCAAAAGGCCGGCGACACGCTGCGCGAAGCCTACAGTCACGCATTGCGCTTCACGGGCAAGGTCGTGCTGCTCACCGGCGTGACACTGGCGATCGCCGTGGCCACCTGGGCGCTGTCGCCGATCAAGTTCCAGGCCGACATGGGCATCCTGCTGGCGTTCATGTTCCTGTGGAATATGGTGGGTGCCCTGGTGCTGCTGCCGGCGCTGGCAAGCTTCCTGATGCCGTCGGCGCGGCGGCAGGGGCAGGCCGCGCCGGCGGGCATTGCCGCCCGGCCGGTGCTGGCCGACTGA